From the Dehalococcoidia bacterium genome, the window ACCAGCACCTCGGCCATGTCGATGGCCTTCAGGGCCTCTTCCAGGTCGATGCCGTAGTCGTCCACGTTCTCACGCCCCCGACCCCGTCTACGGCCATTCTCCCACGGGTGTGGGCGGGCGTAAAGGCGGCCTCAGCCGTAGCGCTCTTCCTTCCAGGGGTCGCCCCGCATGTGGTAGCCGTACGTCTCCCAGAAGCCGGGGCGGTCTTCGGGCAGGAACTCGAGGGCGTGCACCCACTTGGCGCTCTTCCAGAAGTAAAGGTGGGGGACCACCAGGCGCAGGGGCCAGCCGTGCTCGGGCGTCAGGTCCTGACCGTTATGGCGGTAGGCCAGCAGCACGTCGTCCCGCAGCAGATCCTCCAGCAGCAGGTTGGTGGTGTAGCCGCCGTAGCAATGGACCATCACAGCGCGGGCGCTGGGGCGCAGACGTACGTGCTGCAACAGGTCCCTCACCCGCACGCCCTCCCACTCGTTGTCCATCTTGCTCCAGCCGGTGACACAGTGGACGTCGGAGCGGACGATGCTCTTGGGCAGGGACATGAACTCCTGCCAGGTGAACTCCCGCTCCTCCTCCACCTCTCCCAGCAGACGCAAGCGCCAGCGCTCCAGGTCGATGCGGGGGGTGGCGCCGTAGGTGAGGACGGGCCAGTCGTCCACCACCTTCTGGTTGGGCGGCAGACGCACCCCGTAGAGCTCGCGGTCCCGCTGACGTCGACGGTAAATATCGAACAGGGACATGGCCCTCACTGCCCAGCATAGCAAGGAGTGGCGCAGGCGGTCAAAACGGGTCTATCATCGGGGTCAGGGGTGAGGGGACTGAAGCGACGGGACGTGCCCTTCTTGGCCGCTGCCGCTGCCGTGCTGGGCCTGGACCAGCTCACCAAGGCGCTGGTCTCCCGCCTCATGGAGGTCGGCCAGTATTATCCCAGCGACGACTGGCCCCTGCGCCTGCACTACGTCACCAACACCGGCGCGGCCTTCGGCATCCTGCGCGACCAGACGGCCTTTCTCATCGTGACCTCTGTCATCGGCATCGCCGCCATCGTCTACTACTGGCGGAGCCAGCATCAGCCCTGGCCCGTGGCCCTGGCCCTGGGCATGATGCTGGGAGGGGCCGCCGGCAACCTGCTGGACAGGATACGCCTTGGCCACGTGGTGGACTTCCTCTCTTTTCCCCACTATCCCTCCTTCAACGTGGCCGACTCGTCCATCGTCGTAGCCTTCGTCCTGCTCATCGGCTATCAGCTCCTGTGGGGGGAGAGGCAGCGGGAAAAGGTGGCGGAGGTGGCGGGCCGTGACGACCCTGGAGCTGACGGCTGACCAGGGCGGCGAGCGGCTGGACGTCTTCCTGGCGCGGAGGGTGGATCGCCTCTCGCGCAGCCAGGCCCAGCGCCTCATCGAGCGGGGCCTGGTGACGGTGGAGGGTGAGCAGGCCAGGGCTGCCCGCATCGTGCGCCGTGGCGAGCGGGTGACGGTCCACCTGCCGCCGCCGGAGCCCCTGTCCCTGGAGCCGGAACCCATCCCCCTGACGGTCCTGTATCAGGACGAGGAGGTCATCGTCCTGGACAAGCCCCCGGGGATGGCCGTGCACCCCGGGCCGGGGCATCCGCGCGGGACCCTGGCCAATGCCCTCATCGCCCTCTTCCCCGAGCTGGGCCAGGTGGGGGAAGCCTTCCGACCCGGCATCGTCCACCGCTTGGACAAGGACACCTCCGGCCTGCTGGTGGTAGCCAAGACGCCCCGCGCCCACCGCCACCTGGTAGAGCAGATGAAGGCGAGGCAGGTGCACAAGGTCTACCTGGCACTGGTCCACGGCCTCCCGCGGCCGGAGCAGGGCATCATCGAGGCGCCCATAGGCCGCCATCCCCGTCACCGCCAGCGGATGGCGGTGGTGGAGGGTGGGCGAGAGGCCCTGACCCGCTATCGAGTGGTGGAGCCCCTGGGCGATTACTCCCTCCTGGAGGTGGAGCCCGTCACCGGCCGCACCCACCAGATAAGGGTGCACATGGCGGCCATCGGCCATCCGGTGGTGGGAGACCCCGTCTATGGAAGGCCCTCGCGCCTGTTAGGGCGCCAGTTCCTGCACGCTCACCGCCTGGCCTTCACCCTGCCAGCCAGCGGACGCACAGTAGAGTTCCAGTCGCCTCTGCCGGAAGACCTTCGGAGGTGTCTCGAGGCGGTGCGGCGGGGCGAGAAGGCCTAGAGGCCCGGCGCCTTACCCATGCCGATGGGCCTTATGCCCGTGGCGTACAGATACAGCCTGTCCCAGTGATGGGAAGTGGGGAAATTGCGTCCGGGCGGGAAGTAGGCCACCAGCACCTTCTTGCCTTCGGCCTCCAGCTCCCGCACGGCCTTGAGCAGGGCAGGAGCGTAGCCGCGCAAGGGGAAGGTCTTGTAAAAGAAGTACTCCTCCCCGTCCACGACGAGCTTCACCGCCGGCTGCTGCCGGTGGAACTCCACGTAGGGGAGTTCCCTGCCGTCCACCTGCAGCACCTCGATACGGTCGTCGTGGACGGTGATCTCGCTTACCATGACGGCCTCCAAGGACGAAGATACAGGCACGACGGGCCGCGGGGCAAGGCGCCCTGGCCCCCAGGGTGCCCTCTGTTAGAATGGCCTTGGACATGAGCGTGCGCGTCCGCTTCCCGCCCTCGCCCACGGGGGAGCCTCATGTGGGCAACCTGCGCACCGCCCTCTTCAACTGGCTCTTCGCCCGACATCATGGCGGCACCTTCATCCTGCGCATCGAGGACACCGACCGCGAGAGGCTGGTGCCCGGGGCGGTGGAGGCCATCATGGACGCTCTCCTCTGGCTGGGGCTGGACTGGGACGAGGGCCCCGACCCCTCCGACCCCGCCCGGGATGTGGGACCCTACGGCCCCTACGTCCAGTCCCGCCGCCTGGACCTCTATCAGCGCGAGGCGCGGCGGCTGGTGGAGGCGGGTCGCGCCTACTACTGCTACTGCTCCCCTGAACGGCTGGAGCAGGTTCGGCGAGAGCAGATGGCCCGCCGCGAGCCGCCCCGCTACGACCGCCGCTGTCGCGACCTTTCGGAGGGGGAGCGACGGGAGATGGAGGCCCAGGGCATAACGCCGGTGGTGCGCTTTCGGACCCCCCTTGCGGGGGAGACCAGCTTCCGCGACCTGATAAGGGGCGAGATCACCGTCCGTAACGATACCCTGGACGACTTCGTGCTGCTCAAGTCCGACGGCTACCCGGTCTACCACCTGGCCAGCGTGGTGGACGACCATCACATGCGCATCACGCACGTGCTGAGGGGCGAGGAGTGGATACCTTCCACTCCCAGGCACGTGCTGCTTTACGACGCCTTCGGCTGGGAGCCGCCCCTCTTCGCCCATCTGCCCATGATCCTGGGCCCCGACCGGGCCAAGCTTTCCAAGCGCCACGGCGACATGTCGGTGCGGGAGCTGCGCGAGCGGGGATACCTGCCCGAGGCCCTCTTCAACTTCCTGGGACTGCTGGGCTGGTCGCTGGACGACCATACCGAGGTCATCGACCGCGAGACCTTCGTGCGCCACTTCGACCTGGACCGCGTCTCGCCCAGCCCGGCCATTTTCAACCTAGAGAAGCTGGACTGGATGAACGGGGTCTACATCCGCTCCCTGCCGGCCGACGAGCTGGCCCGACGTCTCTTGCCCTACTTCCAGCGGCGCTTCGGCCAGATAGACGAGGGACTGCTCGTGCGGGCGGTGCCTCTCTTGCAGGAGCGCATCCGCACCCTGGTGGAGGCCACCGAGATGGCCGCCTTCCTGTTCGTGGAGCGGGTGGAACCTTCCATCGCTGACCTGCTGGGCAAGCGCTTCGCTGGCGCGCCGCAGGAGGCGGCGCGCGCGCTGACAGCGGCCCTGGAGAGGCTGCAGGGCGTCTCCGAGTGGACGGCGGAGGCGCTGGAGGGGGTGTTGCGTCCCCTGGCCACCGACCTGGGCCTGAAGACGGGCGACCTGTTCATGCTGCTGCGGGTAGCAACCACCGGCCGCACCGTGTCGCCGCCCCTGTTTCAGAGCATGGAGCTGTTGGGCAGGGAGAGGACGCTAGCGCGGCTGGAGGAAGCCCTGGCGCGGTTGCGGAGGGAGACCTAGGCGACCGCGGCCGTTGCTACAATGGACGCAGGTGTTGAGGAGGTGGGGTGGCCATGACGAGCGAGTTCCGGGAGCACAGCCACGAGGAGACTGTCCACACCCATGAGCATGTGCACATCGTGCATCACGTCAAGGGCGGCGTGGGCGGAGAGGTGGAGCACCTGGTGGCGGTGCACACCCACGAGCACAACCACCCGGCGGTGACCCATTCGCATGTCCCTCACGAGAACCCTCAGCGGGAGCACGAGCACGAGGGCCACATCCACGACCACGCCCATCCCCACGTGAGCTGAGACCCGCAGAAAGACCCCGCTTTCTCGTCCCCGACGCCGGCTCTTCCTGTGCTTGGATGGGCCGTCGCCGAGCGGGCATACCCGACGGCACAGCCGTAACCCTTGCGTACCGCGGCGAGTCGGGGCTAAAGGAGGACTTGGAGGCCCCGCTGTCCTGCAAGACCTGCAGGAGCAAAGAGGGAGGTGAGCGCGTGTTCGGCAAGTCCTTCCTCGTGGCGACGGCCCTGCTCGTGGCCGCGGCATTCATGGGCGGCTGTGGCGAGGAAGGGCAGCAGGCGTCGCCGACGCCCACGGCCCTGGCCAGGTCCCTGTCCAGCCCCACGCCGTTGGCCACGCCCACGCCCACGGGCATCCCCAGCCCGACGCCCACGCAACCAATCGCACCGCCCACCCCCACCGCACCGGCCGCGTGCACCGCACCCGACGCACCCCCCGCCAGCGGCGTCTTGAAGGGCCAGGGGTGCGTGATACTCAACGTGCCGGCCGGCAAGACCGAGTGGGTCGAAGTCCAGCGACTCGCCGGCACGAACATCGCCTGCGCGGGCGCCCTGAGCACTCACGGCTGGAAGGTCTGGCTGCCGCCCGACGCCAGCGTCACCCTCTACGGGGTGCACCAGGGCATCAGGATGGGGGAATGGAGCGGCAACAGCGGCACCGCCAGCGGATATTGTGGTGCCATAGCGGTGGAGAACCCCAACAACTTCCAGGTGACGGTGCATCTCAGCTGGAAGATGTGGTGCCGTGGGCCTTGCTAGTGCGGCCGCAGGGGCATGGCCGCTGGCAGCCCGACCCGGCTTCGGGCACGCTGCGTTCGCCGGGTTTGGTCGTGGCCCCAGGGCCAGCGCCCCTTTTCCTCGACGGGAGCGCCCTGCTACAATCGGTATTGGCGCTGCGGGGTGGTGTAACGGTAGCACGCCTGGCTCTGGACCAGGAGGTTCTAGGTTCGAATCCTAGCCCCGCAGCCAACCGGTGGCGCCTTCGTCTAGTGGCCCAGGACACCGCCCTCTCAAGGCGGAGATCGCGGGTTCGAATCCCGCAGGCGCCACCAAGTCTTTCCCACTCCCCGGATGGCCTCCCTCGCATCCCCGAGGGCCACACACCACCGGGCCATGCCCTTCTCGACGCCGCTGAACACCCTCGGCACGCGCCGGGTGTTCGCGACCCAGCGCCCCGCTCCCTGGGGACATCCCCATGCGTCGCCGCGGGGCACCCGTGCCGTGACGGGGGCCAGCGGCGGATGATACTATAGGCCTGCTGCAGTCCACGCCGAGGGCCGAGGCGGTGTCCCGCAGACAAGGCCGCTACCTGATGCTGGAGCAGATGCTGGCCGCAGGCGTTCGCCACGTCTTCGGCAATCCGGGCACCACCGAACAGGCCTTCATGGACGCCCTCAACGATTACCCTCAGCTGCAGTACATCCTGGCCCTGCACGAAGGAGTGGCGGTGGGGATGGCCGACGGCTACTCGCGGCTGTCGCCGGTGCCCGCCTTCGTGCAACTGCACATAACCCCCGGACTGGGGAACGCCATGGGCATGCTCTACAACGCCTACTGGACCAGGGCACCCATGGTGGTGTACGTGGGCCAGCACCCCCAGCGGGGCGGCCAGCAGGAGCCTATCCTCTGGGGAGACGTGGTGGGCATGGCCCGCAGCGTCACCAAATGGGCGGCGGAGGTGCAGGACGCCGCCGACCTGCCCATGCTCCTGCGCAGGGCCTTCCAGGTGGCAGCGGCCCCGCCCCAGGGGCCGGTGTTGCTTTCGGTGCCCGCCAACATCATGGACGAGGAGGCCGAGGCGGAAGTGGCTCCGCCCAGCTATGCTCGCACGGCCATGCGCCCCGAGCCAGAGGCCGTGGAGGAAGCTGCCGAATGGCTGGCCCAGGCCCAGTCGCCCGTCATCGTGGCCGGGGCGGGGGCGGCCCATGCCCATCGGCAGCTGGCCACCCTGGCCGAGCTGGTAGGGGCACGGCTGCACGTCTCCTTCGGCCCCGTGGGGCCTGTGGGGGCCGACCATCCCCTCTACGCAGGCCCCCTCAACGTCGTCTCGGCGGCGGGGCTCAAGGCCCAGCTCTCGGGGGCCGACCTGGTGCTGGCAGTGGGGACACCCGTCTTCCGCGGCCTCTTCCCCATCCTGGAGAACCCGTTCCCTGGCGGCTGTCGGGTGGTGCATATAGACCTGGACCCGTGGGAGCTGGGCAAGAACTGGCCCGTGCACCTGGCCATCCTGGCCGACCCGGCCAAGGCCCTCCAGGAGCTGGTGGAGGCCGTAGAGAGGCGGCTGACCCCCGCCCAGAGGGAGGAGGCCCGGCGGCGACGGGAGGCAGTGGCTTCCCTGCGCCAGGCCATGGCCCAGGCCATGGACGCCTCGGCCCGCGAGCGCTGGGACGAGCGACCCATGCCGCCGGCCCGCTTCGCCTATGAGCTGGCCAGGGCCCTCCACCCCGATACGCTGCTCTACGACGAGTCCATCACCGTCGGCGGTCAGCTGGGGCGACACCTCTCGCTGGGCCCCGGGCAGCACTTCCGCGCCGCCGGTGGGGGGCTGGGGCCAGGCATGCCGGCGCCCATCGGCCTCAAGCTGGCCTGTCCCGAGAGGCCGGTGCTGGCAGTGGTGGGGGACGGCTCCGCCCTGTACACCATCCAGGCCTTGTGGACGGCAGCCCACTATGGACTGCCCGTGACCTGGGTCATCGCCAACAACGCCAGCTATCGCATCCTCAAGCTCAACATGCTGGAGTACCTGGGGGAGGGGGCGGCAGGTCGCGCCTTTGTGGCCATGGACCTGACCGACCCGGAGGTGGACTTCGTGGCCCTGGCCAGGGCCTTCGGAGTGAAGGGGGTGAGGCTGGAAGACCCGCAGGACATCGGCCCGGCCGTGCGAGAGGCCCAGCAGGCCCGAGAGCCGCGCCTCATAGACGTGGCCATCGCTGGCTCCGTGCGGGGAGGGTTCCTGTAAGATGCCCACCCTCTCGCCCAGCGAAGACCTCAAACGAGAGTATCTGGAAGCCTACCGCTCCTGGCTGCAACAACTGGAGGCCCTCCACCGGGTGCTGCTGGAGGGGGAGCGGCTGGACCCGCCCCGCCTCAAGGGGCTACTGAACCGGGAGGCACGGGCCAAAGAGCGCTACGAGCGGGCGCGACGTCGCCTGCTGGGCCTTTCCCCTGAGAGCGGGGACGACTGATTACACTTAGACGTAACCAGAAGTATGCCTCGTGCGTTTTTCCTGCAGGGGGGCGCACGAGGTGTTGGCTATAGCCTTGTCCGAGCCGTTAGACCCGCCTGCCAGCGACGCCGCCCACCCCTTTTGGGCGAGGGAAGCTCAGTCCCAGAAGGAGTGGGAGCTGGTGCAGCGCGCCCAGCACCTGGACGAGCGGGCCCTGGCCTGGATCTATGAGCACTACTACCCCCGCGTCTACTCCTACGCCCTTCTCCAGACCAGCGACCCGGCCCTGTCGGAGGATATAGCCTCCGAGGTGATGCTCAAGGTGCTGGAGGCGTTGCCCCGCTACCGCTTCCGGGGCATCCCCCTGGCCGCCTGGATATACCGCATCGCCCACAACTGTGTGGTGGACCACCACCGCAAGCGCAGGCGACGACAGGAGGTCAGCCTGGACCAGGCAGCCCCGCCCCTGGCCGACCACAACCCGGAGGCCGGGGCTGAGGCCTCCCTCCAGCGCCAGGACCTGCAGCGGGCGCTGCAGCGCCTCACCTACGAGCAACGGCAGGTCATCATCCTCAAGTTCGTGCACGGGCTGGACAACCGCACCATCGCCCGTGCCATGGGCCGCAGCGAAGGCTCCATCAAGTCGCTGCAGCACCGTGCCCTGAAGGCCCTGGAGCGCTACCTGCGGGAGACAGAGAGATAGCCATGCGCAGGCGGCGGCTGCTGAAGGCCCTGGACGACTGCCTGAGCGCCCTGGAGCGGGGCGAGTCCCTGCAGTCGTGCCTCGCCCGCTACCCTGACCTGGCCGATGAGCTGCGTCCGTTGCTGCAGGCCGCCCAGGCAGTGCGGGCCATGGGCGAGCCTCGGCCGCGGCCTGTCGCCCAGGCCTCGGGCTGGCTGCGCTTCAGCCGCCGGGCCGCCCAGCTGCGGGCCGCTCAGGTGCGCCGCCCCTGGCGCTGGCTGGCACCCGCCGCCATCGTTGCCTGTGTGGTGGCCGTAATGGCCGCGAGCCTTACGGCCACGGTGATGGCTGCTTCCCGCAGCCTGCCCGGCGACCCCCTCTATCGGGTGAAGCTGCTGGCCGAGGAAGCCCACGTCCTGGCTACCTGGGACAGAGAGGCCCGCGCCCGCCTCCTTCTGGACCAGGCCGACAGGCGCATCGCCGAGATAGAGAAGGTGTCAGCCCGAAAGGGCCAGGTGCCCGGTGAGGCCCTGGCCGCTCTCCGTTCGCGAGTGGCCCGCGCCTCCCGCCTGCTGGAGGGTTACGACACCGTCCTGGCCCAGCAGGCCCAGGCCCGGCTGGAGCAGCAGCAGGCCTACCTCATCCGGCTGGCAGGCCAGGCCGGCATCGGCGCACGTGACGATCTGGTGGCTACCATCGCTGGCCTGCACAACGCCCGCCTGCGACTGGCCGGTAGGGGTGTGGTCCTGCCCGCCGAGAGCCTTGCCGGAGGACTGCTCCAGGTCGAGGGAGTGGCCAGGCCCACCTCCGAGCCAGGGGTGTGGCTCATCGGCCCTTATCAGGTGCGAGTGGGCGACGTCACGCTGGGCGATGTGCCCATCGAGGAGGGCAAGCTGGTGCGGGTGCTGGTGGGCCGCGACCCTGACCGCGTCCTGCGCGCCCTCACGGTAGCGGTGGTCGGCTCTCCGGGCCAGGAGCTCATCATCCGCGGCGTGGTACGGAGGGTCGAGGGGCAGGAGCTGGACGTGGACGGCAGGCTGGTGCGACTGGCCAGCGGCGCCGCTCTGGACACCTTCAACGTGGGCGACACCGTCCAGGTGCGCGCCTACGTCAGCAGCGATGCCCTGGTGGCCACCGAAGTGCGCCTGCTGAGCGGCCCCGCCCTGGTCTCCACCTTCTCCCTGGACGGGACAGCCGAGGAAGACCTGTCGCTGGGGCAGGGGCAGAGCACCGTCTGGCGGGTGGCCGGCCAGCGCTTCCGCATCATCCCCTCCACTGTCATCGAGGCCCAGGCAGGAGAGCCACGGCAGGGGGCCTTCGTGCGCGTCCAGGCCCAGCGCCGGGGCGACGAGCTGGTAGCCCTCAAGGTGACCGTGCTCAGCGCTGCTGCCCCCACGACCGGCAGCCTCTGGGTCCAGGGGGTGTATCAGGGCTCCAGCGGCGGCAAGTGGCTCGTGGGCGGCACGG encodes:
- a CDS encoding sulfite oxidase-like oxidoreductase → MSLFDIYRRRQRDRELYGVRLPPNQKVVDDWPVLTYGATPRIDLERWRLRLLGEVEEEREFTWQEFMSLPKSIVRSDVHCVTGWSKMDNEWEGVRVRDLLQHVRLRPSARAVMVHCYGGYTTNLLLEDLLRDDVLLAYRHNGQDLTPEHGWPLRLVVPHLYFWKSAKWVHALEFLPEDRPGFWETYGYHMRGDPWKEERYG
- the lspA gene encoding signal peptidase II, which translates into the protein MRGLKRRDVPFLAAAAAVLGLDQLTKALVSRLMEVGQYYPSDDWPLRLHYVTNTGAAFGILRDQTAFLIVTSVIGIAAIVYYWRSQHQPWPVALALGMMLGGAAGNLLDRIRLGHVVDFLSFPHYPSFNVADSSIVVAFVLLIGYQLLWGERQREKVAEVAGRDDPGADG
- a CDS encoding RluA family pseudouridine synthase, translating into MTTLELTADQGGERLDVFLARRVDRLSRSQAQRLIERGLVTVEGEQARAARIVRRGERVTVHLPPPEPLSLEPEPIPLTVLYQDEEVIVLDKPPGMAVHPGPGHPRGTLANALIALFPELGQVGEAFRPGIVHRLDKDTSGLLVVAKTPRAHRHLVEQMKARQVHKVYLALVHGLPRPEQGIIEAPIGRHPRHRQRMAVVEGGREALTRYRVVEPLGDYSLLEVEPVTGRTHQIRVHMAAIGHPVVGDPVYGRPSRLLGRQFLHAHRLAFTLPASGRTVEFQSPLPEDLRRCLEAVRRGEKA
- the gltX gene encoding glutamate--tRNA ligase → MDMSVRVRFPPSPTGEPHVGNLRTALFNWLFARHHGGTFILRIEDTDRERLVPGAVEAIMDALLWLGLDWDEGPDPSDPARDVGPYGPYVQSRRLDLYQREARRLVEAGRAYYCYCSPERLEQVRREQMARREPPRYDRRCRDLSEGERREMEAQGITPVVRFRTPLAGETSFRDLIRGEITVRNDTLDDFVLLKSDGYPVYHLASVVDDHHMRITHVLRGEEWIPSTPRHVLLYDAFGWEPPLFAHLPMILGPDRAKLSKRHGDMSVRELRERGYLPEALFNFLGLLGWSLDDHTEVIDRETFVRHFDLDRVSPSPAIFNLEKLDWMNGVYIRSLPADELARRLLPYFQRRFGQIDEGLLVRAVPLLQERIRTLVEATEMAAFLFVERVEPSIADLLGKRFAGAPQEAARALTAALERLQGVSEWTAEALEGVLRPLATDLGLKTGDLFMLLRVATTGRTVSPPLFQSMELLGRERTLARLEEALARLRRET
- a CDS encoding thiamine pyrophosphate-binding protein; this encodes MSRRQGRYLMLEQMLAAGVRHVFGNPGTTEQAFMDALNDYPQLQYILALHEGVAVGMADGYSRLSPVPAFVQLHITPGLGNAMGMLYNAYWTRAPMVVYVGQHPQRGGQQEPILWGDVVGMARSVTKWAAEVQDAADLPMLLRRAFQVAAAPPQGPVLLSVPANIMDEEAEAEVAPPSYARTAMRPEPEAVEEAAEWLAQAQSPVIVAGAGAAHAHRQLATLAELVGARLHVSFGPVGPVGADHPLYAGPLNVVSAAGLKAQLSGADLVLAVGTPVFRGLFPILENPFPGGCRVVHIDLDPWELGKNWPVHLAILADPAKALQELVEAVERRLTPAQREEARRRREAVASLRQAMAQAMDASARERWDERPMPPARFAYELARALHPDTLLYDESITVGGQLGRHLSLGPGQHFRAAGGGLGPGMPAPIGLKLACPERPVLAVVGDGSALYTIQALWTAAHYGLPVTWVIANNASYRILKLNMLEYLGEGAAGRAFVAMDLTDPEVDFVALARAFGVKGVRLEDPQDIGPAVREAQQAREPRLIDVAIAGSVRGGFL
- a CDS encoding RNA polymerase sigma factor translates to MSEPLDPPASDAAHPFWAREAQSQKEWELVQRAQHLDERALAWIYEHYYPRVYSYALLQTSDPALSEDIASEVMLKVLEALPRYRFRGIPLAAWIYRIAHNCVVDHHRKRRRRQEVSLDQAAPPLADHNPEAGAEASLQRQDLQRALQRLTYEQRQVIILKFVHGLDNRTIARAMGRSEGSIKSLQHRALKALERYLRETER
- a CDS encoding DUF5666 domain-containing protein, translated to MRRRRLLKALDDCLSALERGESLQSCLARYPDLADELRPLLQAAQAVRAMGEPRPRPVAQASGWLRFSRRAAQLRAAQVRRPWRWLAPAAIVACVVAVMAASLTATVMAASRSLPGDPLYRVKLLAEEAHVLATWDREARARLLLDQADRRIAEIEKVSARKGQVPGEALAALRSRVARASRLLEGYDTVLAQQAQARLEQQQAYLIRLAGQAGIGARDDLVATIAGLHNARLRLAGRGVVLPAESLAGGLLQVEGVARPTSEPGVWLIGPYQVRVGDVTLGDVPIEEGKLVRVLVGRDPDRVLRALTVAVVGSPGQELIIRGVVRRVEGQELDVDGRLVRLASGAALDTFNVGDTVQVRAYVSSDALVATEVRLLSGPALVSTFSLDGTAEEDLSLGQGQSTVWRVAGQRFRIIPSTVIEAQAGEPRQGAFVRVQAQRRGDELVALKVTVLSAAAPTTGSLWVQGVYQGSSGGKWLVGGTAVDPPPGASPPPPGSLVRVEAVRDGDRVEARGAVVVLGQESGVLVQLRGTLREIRPDGTWQVGDATVRVGAEAHIVGRPEVGNEVEVQARSTVSGLEAVYVQVLTPSGGGPSTPATPTPAPTPTPTPSPTPTVGSAPPTATPTVERSLPARPSAAR